In a single window of the Mauremys reevesii isolate NIE-2019 linkage group 3, ASM1616193v1, whole genome shotgun sequence genome:
- the LOC120401833 gene encoding interleukin-17F-like, with protein sequence MACARHPSLVRTLLLVLILVLSAKNSAHGRAVRTVPNKEGGTDESVSNGCPPQKNSRFPLSVKVNIHISSSSHAIRMAHDVRNRSISPWDYSITKDPNRFPEVIAEAKCRHFSCVNALGQEDYSMNSVPIQQEILVLRREQRGCQHSYRLEKQLITVGCTCAVPVLRHQS encoded by the exons ATGGCTTGTGCAAGACACCCCTCACTG GTCAGGACACTGCTGCTAGTGCTGATCCTGGTGCTCTCGGCTAAGAATTCAGCCCATGGGAGGGCTGTACGGACTGTACCCAACAAGGAAGGAGGCACTGATGAGAGCGTGAGCAACGGCTGCCCGCCCCAAAAGAATTCCAGATTCCCTCTAAGTGTGAAAGTCAACATACACATCAGCAGCTCCAGTCATGCAATCAGAATGGCTCATGATGTCAGGAACCGGTCTATATCTCCTTGGGATTACAG CATTACCAAGGATCCCAACCGGTTCCCTGAAGTGATCGCCGAGGCCAAGTGTCGCCATTTCAGCTGCGTGAACGCCTTGGGGCAGGAGGACTACAGCATGAACTCCGTCCCCATCCAGCAGGAGATCCTCGTTCTCCGACGGGAACAGAGAGGCTGCCAGCACTCCTACCGGCTGGAGaagcagctcatcactgtaggCTGTACCTGCGCTGTGCCTGTTCTCCGACATCAGTCCTAA